TCCAGCAGATGACGAAAATTGAGAATCGTCGTCTCGTCGGGAACCGGCTCACGCCCAAGGTCAATGCCGGCGAAAAGACACATGGAGCGAGATTCATACAACGCTTCCTCGGCGCCTGGATCCGACAAGTTGAACCAGTGTTGGAGGAAGTAGATGCGCAACATCCGTTCCAGTTCAATGGGGGGGCGCCCGTTTCCCGCTTTGGGGTAGTGGGGTTCGATGAGCTCACAAAGCTGATCCCATGGAACCACAGCATCCATCTCCGAGAGAAACTTCTCTCGCCGGGTTGGTTTTCGAAATTGCTCAAATTCCCCCGCGGCAAATGTTTGCTGTTTCATCGTTTTCTACCGGTTCCAAATAATGCGTGTATTGTCGCAAACTTTGGGACTTAATCAGAGATGCCCTAAAAACGACATTTGCTAAATGATCGCGTCCAACGTACTTCTTTCCCGTAATATTACCTCCAACAACAAGCGGGCAAACTCTTTGGAAATAGTCGGATTCTGCAGCAACTGACTGGCGAGATCATTATGGTTGTGCAGGCTGTCCATCACTGCATCCTGCACGGCATCGGGATAGTCGCCGATCATGATCTGCTCGCGTGTGTTGTTATCCAGCTGTTGAACAACCTTGCCGTTCTCCAGCACCTTGTCCTTGATCGTGTTCATGTAGTTCAACCGATCCTTGTCGGTCAGTGCTTCGCCCGCGAAAAGCTCGTTGAGGCGTTCGATGATGCGCGACAGCGCCTCCTTCTGTGGATCGTGGGCCGTCCCCGATCCCAGGCCGTCTGCACCTTTTAGTCGATAATCTTCTTCGCCATCCTTCAAGTTCAGCTCATGTTCGGCGATCTTCTTCAATCGGTA
The window above is part of the Pseudomonadota bacterium genome. Proteins encoded here:
- a CDS encoding transposase, encoding MKQQTFAAGEFEQFRKPTRREKFLSEMDAVVPWDQLCELIEPHYPKAGNGRPPIELERMLRIYFLQHWFNLSDPGAEEALYESRSMCLFAGIDLGREPVPDETTILNFRHLL